A part of Maridesulfovibrio hydrothermalis AM13 = DSM 14728 genomic DNA contains:
- the rnc gene encoding ribonuclease III, whose product MVEEFSRLQQGIHYRFSQVKHLATALTHSSWANEQAVPVEDNERLEFLGDAVLELCVTEELFKRFKDAHEGQLTKIRSKLVKEKSLAAIALELELNDFLLLGKGEEAQGGRTRSSLLADAMEAVIGAVFLDGGYPEAHSFILRIFDDKWPQTCKIESSKDFKSKLQEVTQAMFKERPTYVLTGTKGPEHEKVFMVRLNLPNGEIFESDGTSLKKAEQTAAARALEHLKSLNETTTQD is encoded by the coding sequence ATGGTAGAAGAGTTTTCTCGCCTTCAGCAAGGTATCCACTATCGATTTTCTCAAGTCAAGCATTTAGCCACCGCACTGACCCACAGTTCCTGGGCAAATGAACAGGCTGTCCCCGTAGAAGATAATGAAAGACTGGAATTTTTAGGGGATGCAGTCCTTGAACTATGCGTAACAGAAGAGCTTTTTAAAAGATTTAAGGATGCACATGAAGGGCAGCTTACCAAGATCAGATCTAAACTGGTCAAAGAAAAAAGTCTTGCTGCAATTGCTCTTGAACTGGAATTAAACGATTTTTTACTGCTGGGCAAAGGTGAAGAAGCCCAGGGCGGCAGAACCCGCTCTTCTCTTCTGGCGGATGCCATGGAGGCAGTAATAGGTGCTGTTTTTCTTGACGGAGGTTACCCGGAGGCCCATTCTTTTATATTGAGAATTTTCGATGACAAATGGCCGCAGACCTGCAAAATTGAAAGCTCCAAAGATTTCAAGAGTAAACTACAGGAAGTGACTCAGGCCATGTTTAAAGAACGGCCGACGTACGTACTCACCGGAACCAAAGGTCCGGAGCACGAAAAGGTCTTTATGGTAAGACTGAATCTTCCTAACGGGGAAATATTTGAATCTGATGGAACAAGCCTGAAAAAGGCTGAACAGACGGCTGCTGCGAGGGCTTTGGAGCACTTAAAATCTCTAAATGAAACGACCACTCAAGACTGA
- a CDS encoding flagellar hook assembly protein FlgD, which produces MGYVGYSNILGRAEADMAASNKPKHKSTMGQDDFMKLLLTQMQNQDPVNPMEDKEYMAQMAQFSSLEQLTQLNTSMKTMIGNNAQDQMVSAVGFIGKEVRAEGYSVSREGNEISKIFYGLGEPVANAFINIYDKDNNLVRTEQLGSKAKGTYEFEWDGKNWAGKDAPDGVYTIGMAAEDADGKPVMVKTEVSGEVTGVVSEGGQQFLHLKDGRYINFLNIREVVSPTDVSDKDETPAA; this is translated from the coding sequence ATGGGATACGTAGGATACAGCAACATACTTGGCAGGGCGGAAGCCGATATGGCAGCCAGCAATAAGCCAAAGCACAAATCTACAATGGGGCAGGATGACTTTATGAAGCTCCTTCTGACCCAGATGCAGAATCAGGATCCCGTAAATCCCATGGAAGATAAAGAATACATGGCGCAGATGGCGCAATTCTCCAGTCTTGAACAGCTCACCCAGCTTAATACGTCTATGAAAACCATGATCGGGAATAATGCCCAGGACCAGATGGTCTCAGCAGTAGGGTTTATCGGCAAGGAAGTAAGGGCCGAAGGTTACAGCGTTAGCCGGGAAGGAAACGAAATCAGTAAGATTTTCTACGGTCTTGGCGAACCGGTGGCAAATGCGTTCATCAATATTTACGATAAAGATAACAATCTGGTCCGCACAGAACAGCTAGGCTCAAAGGCCAAAGGTACTTACGAGTTCGAATGGGACGGTAAGAACTGGGCAGGCAAAGATGCACCGGACGGTGTCTACACCATCGGCATGGCAGCGGAAGATGCCGACGGTAAACCGGTAATGGTTAAAACAGAAGTCAGTGGTGAGGTGACCGGAGTCGTTTCTGAAGGTGGTCAACAGTTCCTGCATCTTAAAGACGGTCGCTACATCAATTTCCTGAACATTAGAGAAGTTGTAAGTCCGACGGATGTTTCAGATAAAGATGAAACACCTGCAGCTTAA
- a CDS encoding glycosyltransferase family 9 protein: MSKRPILVLQMQRMGDLILSFPLFLWLERTYPGHPVWVVAEEKFFRPLMPISPKVTYFPWEGLGVLRREKYELIVNLSIRSQAAALAGELEAGAKIGPVSGPQGATYILGDWQLYRSSVVENNRHNLFHWADLNALDCIPLSRIGQTVWPQPRTLQPTDNRIGLFLGASEESKRPSVEFWASLCAELLGRGMRPVLFGGTLEQETGQAVARIFGGPVLDMSGKLKLGELAAVGQSLQLFITPDTGPMHLAAWAGMKVLNLSLGNVNPWETGPYQNDHYVIRSTMSCALGCWNCRRDSLYCHGPFTPSRIAVIAKRMILNDRSGLTKINMPGLRLYSTARGGNGLYDLQHISGRKASSGDMLGRFWQQFFGAAFGLWDTEEAGRIWSVFENNQPKLAGKMRSHLPLLGKEFSKGLAKGIPLPDCFWDSCPLILRQFSGFIHLFLQNNDYSRPAWVRVLSLYEQLASLVSSR; this comes from the coding sequence ATGTCAAAACGTCCGATTCTGGTACTTCAAATGCAGCGCATGGGGGACTTGATCCTCTCATTTCCGCTTTTTCTCTGGCTTGAAAGAACCTATCCCGGTCATCCCGTCTGGGTTGTGGCTGAGGAAAAGTTTTTCAGGCCGCTTATGCCGATAAGTCCTAAAGTTACCTACTTTCCGTGGGAAGGGCTGGGAGTGCTGCGCAGGGAAAAGTATGAGCTGATCGTTAACTTGAGTATCCGCAGTCAGGCGGCTGCGCTGGCTGGAGAGCTGGAAGCCGGGGCGAAAATAGGTCCTGTTTCCGGACCGCAGGGAGCGACGTACATTTTAGGAGACTGGCAGCTTTATAGGTCCAGTGTGGTGGAAAACAACCGCCACAACCTTTTTCACTGGGCGGATCTTAATGCACTTGATTGTATCCCCTTAAGTCGTATCGGGCAGACAGTGTGGCCTCAGCCTAGGACTTTGCAGCCGACTGACAATCGCATAGGTCTTTTTCTGGGAGCCAGTGAAGAGTCAAAGCGTCCTTCGGTTGAATTCTGGGCGAGTCTCTGCGCTGAGCTTTTGGGGCGCGGCATGCGGCCGGTGCTTTTCGGGGGGACTTTGGAACAGGAGACGGGGCAGGCTGTTGCCCGCATTTTTGGCGGGCCGGTTCTTGATATGTCGGGCAAACTTAAGCTTGGCGAGCTTGCTGCGGTGGGACAGTCTCTACAACTTTTTATCACGCCGGATACCGGCCCCATGCACCTTGCGGCGTGGGCTGGCATGAAGGTACTCAACCTTTCCTTGGGTAATGTGAACCCATGGGAAACCGGTCCCTATCAGAATGATCACTACGTGATCCGTTCAACTATGAGCTGTGCACTGGGCTGCTGGAATTGCAGGCGTGACAGTCTTTATTGTCATGGGCCTTTCACGCCCTCGCGCATTGCGGTGATTGCTAAACGGATGATTTTAAATGACCGGTCCGGACTTACTAAAATTAATATGCCCGGATTGCGCCTGTATTCAACTGCCAGAGGTGGGAACGGGTTGTATGATTTGCAGCATATAAGCGGCCGTAAAGCCAGCTCCGGTGATATGCTGGGCCGCTTTTGGCAGCAATTTTTCGGGGCCGCTTTTGGGTTGTGGGATACGGAGGAGGCGGGACGTATTTGGTCTGTATTTGAAAACAACCAGCCGAAACTTGCAGGTAAGATGCGTTCACATCTGCCTCTCTTAGGTAAGGAATTCAGTAAAGGTCTTGCTAAAGGCATTCCTCTTCCTGATTGCTTCTGGGATTCCTGCCCATTGATACTTAGACAATTTTCTGGATTTATTCATCTTTTTTTACAAAATAATGATTACAGCCGCCCTGCATGGGTAAGAGTCCTTTCACTCTACGAACAACTCGCCTCATTGGTCAGCAGCAGGTAG
- a CDS encoding efflux RND transporter permease subunit: MADRKKQTGAMSWMAGNPVASNLLMFILLVGGLVMAFNIKQEVFPEFTMDTVTVSVVYSGASPEEVEQGIVLAVEDAVMGLDGVKEVSSSASEGSGSVIVEAEEGYDLQRLSQDIKSEVDRITSFPEEAEDPKVKIASRKRQVMTLMVHGDEEPLALRKLAEQVREELINTSGVTQVELSEVSGLQVTIEVPQDKLRAYGLTLSDVAAKLAQTSVELPGGGIKTEAGEILVRFKERKDYAREFARVPIVTGEDGTQVLLEDIADVKEDFQSDDYISSFNGDPAVRLNVYRVGTQTPISVSDAVHEKLEIINEGLPDGVSVAVRNDSSDIFKQRMDLLLKNAYMGLGLVFIFLALFLEPRLAFWVAMGIPISFLGAMLILAPAGASVNMVSMFAFIISLGIVVDDAIVTGENVFTMRQQGMSWYEAACEGAKRIAMPVTFSVLTNIVAFMPMFFIPGVMGKIFKVIPLVVISVFFISLVESLFVLPAHLGHCRGRKPGKIMGYILRHQQKISGGLLTFIHKVYRPFLDRAVTWKYLTVAIGFACLIVAFAYIKSGRMGFTLFPKIESDYAYLTVDLPYGTAKEVTLRVQDKVLDAAEQVAQENGGEELVEGVYSSIGGVGRRGSSGSHVLKVQVFLTDADSRPITTEEFVNQWRRNLGPIPGSESILFESDRGGPGAGGSLEIELSHSNIEVLKRASADLAKALATYPKVKDIDSGYSPGKRQLDFELLPTGRSLGLTSRSVANQIRSSYYGAEVLRQQRGRNEVKVMVRLPESERVSKYNFEEMMIRTPKGTDVPLREVVKIKDGRAYTTIDRRNGRRVVSVSADVNPRKETSQIMSAVVADVLPQLKADYPGLGYSLEGKQADLKESTDSLISGLLIAMMVIYALLAIPFKSYFQPIIVMICIPFGIVGAVVGHILLGYSLSLMSLFGIVALSGVVVNDSLVFIDYVNIQRRKGHCAYDAVLEAGTARFRPILLTTLTTFGGLAPMILETSRQARFLIPMAISLGFGILFATAITLLLVPSFYLIFEDIRLGLRKLFRRSDDDFRDDGITEHYPVKHCKHKSE, from the coding sequence ATGGCTGATCGCAAGAAACAAACCGGAGCTATGTCTTGGATGGCTGGAAATCCAGTTGCGTCCAACCTTCTGATGTTTATTCTGCTTGTTGGTGGGCTGGTCATGGCTTTCAACATCAAGCAGGAGGTTTTCCCTGAATTCACTATGGATACGGTCACTGTCAGTGTCGTTTATTCCGGAGCCAGCCCGGAAGAAGTGGAGCAGGGCATTGTTTTGGCCGTTGAAGACGCTGTAATGGGTCTTGATGGTGTCAAGGAGGTGTCGAGTTCTGCTTCAGAAGGTTCTGGTTCTGTAATTGTTGAGGCGGAAGAGGGGTATGATCTTCAACGTCTCAGTCAGGATATTAAATCTGAAGTGGACAGGATCACCTCATTTCCGGAAGAAGCCGAGGACCCTAAAGTTAAGATTGCCTCCCGTAAACGGCAGGTTATGACCCTTATGGTTCACGGGGATGAAGAACCTCTGGCTTTGCGAAAATTAGCTGAGCAGGTTCGTGAAGAGCTGATCAATACTTCCGGCGTCACTCAGGTGGAACTTTCTGAAGTCAGTGGCTTGCAGGTGACTATCGAAGTACCGCAAGACAAGCTTCGTGCCTACGGACTGACTCTTTCCGATGTGGCGGCAAAACTGGCTCAGACTTCAGTTGAGCTGCCCGGCGGGGGAATCAAAACAGAGGCCGGTGAAATCCTTGTTCGCTTCAAAGAACGCAAAGACTACGCCCGTGAATTTGCCCGTGTACCTATAGTTACGGGGGAGGACGGGACGCAGGTTCTTCTGGAGGATATTGCCGATGTAAAAGAGGATTTTCAAAGTGATGATTATATTTCATCCTTTAATGGTGATCCTGCTGTGCGGCTTAATGTCTATCGTGTCGGGACCCAGACTCCTATCAGTGTTTCCGATGCTGTTCATGAGAAACTGGAGATAATTAATGAAGGATTGCCTGACGGTGTAAGTGTTGCAGTACGTAATGATTCTTCAGATATTTTCAAGCAGCGTATGGATCTGCTTTTAAAGAATGCTTACATGGGACTGGGGCTGGTTTTTATTTTTCTGGCTCTGTTTCTTGAACCCAGGCTGGCTTTCTGGGTTGCTATGGGGATTCCCATATCTTTCCTTGGTGCTATGCTGATCCTTGCTCCTGCCGGAGCGAGTGTGAACATGGTTTCCATGTTTGCTTTTATCATTTCGCTTGGGATTGTGGTCGATGATGCCATTGTCACGGGGGAAAATGTATTTACCATGCGGCAGCAGGGTATGAGCTGGTATGAGGCTGCCTGTGAAGGGGCTAAGCGAATTGCCATGCCGGTGACATTCAGTGTGCTGACCAATATTGTGGCCTTTATGCCCATGTTCTTTATTCCCGGTGTGATGGGAAAGATTTTCAAGGTGATCCCGCTGGTTGTTATCAGTGTCTTTTTTATTTCTCTGGTTGAAAGTCTTTTTGTTCTGCCAGCTCATCTGGGGCATTGCCGTGGTAGAAAACCCGGGAAAATAATGGGCTATATTCTCCGGCATCAGCAGAAAATATCAGGAGGATTGCTCACCTTTATCCACAAAGTTTACAGGCCGTTTCTGGATCGGGCTGTTACCTGGAAATATTTGACTGTTGCCATCGGTTTCGCCTGTTTGATTGTAGCATTTGCTTATATAAAAAGCGGACGTATGGGGTTCACTCTTTTTCCGAAAATTGAATCAGACTATGCCTATCTGACCGTTGACCTGCCTTATGGAACAGCTAAAGAAGTCACCCTAAGGGTACAAGACAAGGTGCTTGACGCAGCGGAGCAGGTTGCACAGGAAAACGGTGGTGAAGAGTTGGTCGAAGGCGTTTATTCCAGCATTGGCGGTGTCGGCAGGCGTGGTTCCAGCGGAAGCCATGTGCTTAAAGTACAGGTCTTTTTAACTGATGCTGATTCCCGTCCTATAACTACCGAAGAATTTGTAAATCAGTGGCGGCGTAATCTCGGCCCTATTCCCGGTTCGGAATCTATTTTGTTTGAATCTGACCGTGGCGGTCCGGGGGCTGGCGGGTCTCTTGAGATCGAATTAAGTCACAGTAATATTGAGGTCTTAAAGCGTGCCTCAGCCGATCTTGCTAAGGCCTTGGCTACATATCCTAAAGTAAAGGATATCGATTCCGGCTACTCGCCGGGTAAGCGTCAGCTGGACTTTGAACTGCTCCCCACCGGCAGAAGTCTGGGTTTGACCTCAAGATCTGTTGCGAACCAGATCCGTTCTTCATATTACGGTGCGGAAGTGCTGCGCCAGCAGCGCGGGCGTAACGAAGTCAAGGTTATGGTTCGTCTGCCGGAGTCCGAGAGAGTTTCTAAATATAATTTTGAAGAGATGATGATCAGAACTCCGAAAGGAACTGACGTGCCTTTACGTGAGGTAGTAAAAATCAAGGATGGCAGAGCCTATACCACAATTGACCGCAGAAACGGCCGTCGGGTTGTTTCCGTCTCTGCTGATGTTAATCCACGCAAGGAAACGTCACAGATTATGTCCGCTGTCGTAGCGGATGTTCTGCCGCAGCTTAAGGCTGACTACCCCGGTCTCGGCTATTCTCTCGAAGGGAAGCAGGCCGATCTCAAGGAAAGTACCGACAGCCTTATATCCGGTTTGCTCATCGCAATGATGGTTATTTATGCTTTGCTGGCTATTCCTTTTAAAAGCTACTTTCAGCCGATTATCGTAATGATCTGCATCCCGTTCGGAATTGTCGGAGCAGTTGTCGGGCATATTCTGCTTGGTTACAGCCTCAGCCTGATGAGTCTTTTCGGTATTGTTGCGCTTAGCGGGGTTGTTGTTAACGATTCTCTTGTCTTTATTGATTATGTCAACATACAGCGGCGCAAAGGGCATTGCGCCTACGACGCGGTGCTTGAAGCGGGAACCGCCCGTTTCCGGCCGATACTGCTGACTACGCTGACCACTTTCGGCGGTTTGGCTCCCATGATTCTGGAAACATCCAGACAGGCACGGTTTCTGATTCCTATGGCAATTTCATTGGGGTTCGGGATACTTTTTGCCACAGCCATCACCTTGCTGTTAGTGCCGTCATTTTATCTCATATTCGAAGACATCAGGCTGGGGCTGCGCAAGCTGTTTCGCCGTTCTGATGATGATTTCAGGGATGATGGGATAACAGAGCATTATCCGGTTAAGCATTGTAAACATAAGTCTGAATAA
- a CDS encoding flagellar hook protein FlgE, which produces MGISASLFSGITGLQAHGDKMSVLGNNIANVNTVGFKSAKMHFEDAISQDVTTATGTAQVGRGVQVGAIYADFAQGSFETTSEATDLAIGGDGFFIVTPKGEETTYYTRAGNFRFDKDGYLTDPHGYVLQGWEVQDESANPIATGTTVSTSNQVRTIGVPTDIRLENFQSAPQATSTINMITNLDSGEASRSTSTNNPYFSLFEAWDGSQTPPLGDSLYGYQSTIKVYDANGSSHNVTTYYDQVTLSNAGGKKVWEFIVTSQPSEDGRIVSGTDTFLNTSAAGLLMTGTLTFNAAGDLTGVSAFTLKSGVGSSGLKNLSNWTLANFSQDGLPVLTANFLSTSNASFTDSTSPTNIEMNFGMSNKDLSGSGVTKGWDTGSSSISNASQLGTDVTDITRIPNFGNVEKSALATTSYSSGSTTLFQSQDGYTAGFLQNVSVSRDGVLTGRYSNGQIQELFVLTIADFNNEWGLRREGGNLFSETRESGDALTGRPNTGGKGSIASNSLEMSNVDLAVEFVNMITTQRGFQANSKVITTTDSMMGELIQLKR; this is translated from the coding sequence ATGGGTATATCAGCATCATTATTCTCAGGAATCACAGGATTGCAGGCACACGGCGATAAGATGTCCGTGCTTGGTAACAACATTGCAAACGTAAACACAGTCGGTTTTAAAAGTGCAAAGATGCACTTTGAAGATGCCATCAGTCAGGATGTGACGACTGCCACCGGAACCGCACAGGTCGGTCGCGGTGTTCAGGTAGGGGCAATTTATGCCGACTTCGCTCAGGGGTCATTTGAAACAACCTCTGAAGCAACAGACCTCGCCATCGGCGGGGACGGATTTTTCATCGTAACCCCTAAGGGGGAAGAGACAACCTACTATACCAGAGCAGGAAACTTCCGCTTTGATAAAGACGGCTATCTTACCGATCCTCACGGGTACGTTCTGCAAGGCTGGGAAGTTCAAGATGAAAGTGCAAACCCGATCGCAACCGGAACAACTGTAAGTACTTCCAATCAGGTTCGCACAATCGGTGTTCCAACTGATATCCGGTTGGAAAACTTTCAGTCTGCTCCGCAGGCCACCAGTACTATTAATATGATAACCAACCTTGATTCAGGTGAAGCAAGCCGCTCTACAAGTACAAATAATCCATACTTCTCACTTTTTGAAGCTTGGGACGGAAGTCAGACTCCTCCGCTTGGAGACTCTCTTTACGGCTATCAGTCTACAATCAAAGTCTACGATGCAAACGGTTCCTCACATAATGTAACTACTTATTATGATCAGGTGACCCTAAGTAACGCAGGCGGTAAGAAGGTCTGGGAATTTATTGTAACCAGTCAGCCTTCAGAAGATGGACGTATCGTCAGCGGTACTGACACCTTCCTCAACACATCGGCCGCTGGCCTGCTGATGACCGGAACACTGACTTTCAACGCCGCAGGTGATTTGACCGGCGTATCAGCCTTCACCCTCAAGAGCGGAGTTGGCAGTTCGGGCCTTAAGAATCTGTCCAACTGGACTCTGGCAAACTTCTCACAGGATGGCCTGCCAGTTTTGACAGCAAACTTTCTTTCAACTTCGAACGCAAGTTTTACCGACTCAACAAGTCCGACCAATATTGAAATGAACTTTGGTATGAGTAACAAAGACCTTTCCGGCAGCGGCGTGACAAAAGGCTGGGACACAGGGTCGTCATCCATATCCAACGCGTCACAACTTGGAACGGATGTTACCGATATAACCCGTATTCCTAATTTCGGAAATGTTGAAAAAAGTGCTTTGGCAACTACAAGCTACAGTTCCGGTTCAACGACTCTCTTCCAGTCTCAGGACGGTTACACCGCAGGTTTCCTGCAAAACGTATCTGTCAGCAGGGACGGAGTTTTGACCGGACGGTATTCAAACGGACAGATTCAGGAACTTTTTGTGCTGACAATTGCTGATTTTAATAATGAATGGGGACTCCGGCGAGAAGGCGGTAACCTATTCAGTGAAACAAGAGAATCCGGCGATGCTCTTACCGGACGGCCTAATACCGGCGGAAAGGGATCAATTGCATCCAACTCTCTGGAAATGTCCAATGTAGACCTTGCAGTAGAATTTGTTAATATGATTACCACTCAGCGTGGTTTTCAGGCTAACTCCAAGGTAATTACCACAACTGACTCCATGATGGGCGAACTCATCCAGCTCAAACGTTAG
- a CDS encoding flagellar hook-length control protein FliK codes for MKILPHLDQKNQDLSSFMDRTSLIEDSYRSAMFDSFLYSSQSAAETVYQPVEDTVNSFESAYDKAESISYETERAASYIDEAAENVALQAVDEQPQDLQVSREDWNEIKEELEGYGIDKKDIADLEEKVMSENGMTYGQLVSELTGMMKSLKGITLTPVQEQNLNAVFSKLGFSADESKSMLASISQGKMGDVIEKMQSKLAALADAQKIQLTESETSTLSNIFKLSGENGKKIAQIFAAENATAGDLKKGFALIKNALAQQAATQDAKDLKLVKTVGDSLRTAMEKASDQSPSNFRIASAEVITDSMGAAKDVSESVKNAAENAKNNGSESGNSGKDAANEFSRNGRDFDGDSGNGRNMAEADAKHGNRHWLEQALSDSKDVDSWSEFFGKISGDSLLKGDGSLNGNIFGDAIGTLQNAAKAAQAGKANPMWENTARSNVLEQLQEGAFKNLGQGRKQLTLQLNPHNLGTVNVMLQVKNKDVQAVIRAENPETAKVIAEQLEAVKQALEEQGLKVEKLEVQTGISDRETQGSWQNAQDHNQAQYREMMSEMRKRWQILRQEGSSLAQEMQNVQQTATISQSGLYIVA; via the coding sequence ATGAAAATACTTCCACATCTCGATCAAAAGAATCAGGACCTGTCCAGTTTTATGGATAGAACCTCCCTGATAGAGGATTCATATCGTTCAGCAATGTTCGATAGTTTTCTCTATTCCAGCCAGTCGGCGGCAGAGACTGTTTATCAGCCTGTCGAGGATACTGTAAACAGCTTTGAGTCGGCATATGATAAAGCTGAGTCTATTTCATATGAAACTGAAAGGGCTGCTTCATATATTGATGAGGCCGCAGAGAACGTGGCTTTACAAGCTGTCGATGAACAACCGCAGGATCTTCAGGTCAGCCGTGAAGACTGGAATGAAATTAAGGAAGAGCTTGAAGGGTACGGCATAGACAAGAAAGATATTGCCGATCTTGAAGAAAAAGTCATGAGTGAGAACGGCATGACATACGGGCAGCTCGTATCGGAGCTGACCGGTATGATGAAGAGCTTGAAAGGGATAACCCTTACTCCTGTTCAAGAGCAGAATCTGAATGCAGTTTTTTCAAAGCTGGGCTTCTCCGCTGATGAATCAAAGTCCATGCTTGCCTCCATATCGCAGGGCAAGATGGGAGATGTGATTGAGAAGATGCAGAGTAAGCTTGCTGCACTGGCAGACGCTCAGAAAATTCAACTTACCGAATCAGAAACCAGTACTTTAAGTAATATTTTTAAACTCTCCGGCGAAAACGGGAAGAAGATTGCCCAGATTTTTGCTGCTGAAAATGCAACTGCAGGTGATCTTAAGAAAGGGTTTGCTCTGATCAAGAACGCCCTTGCTCAGCAGGCTGCAACGCAGGACGCCAAGGATCTTAAGCTTGTTAAGACTGTGGGTGATTCTTTGCGTACTGCAATGGAAAAGGCTTCTGATCAGTCTCCAAGCAACTTTCGTATTGCTTCCGCTGAGGTCATCACCGACTCTATGGGAGCGGCAAAAGACGTAAGTGAAAGCGTAAAAAATGCTGCTGAGAATGCAAAAAACAATGGTTCTGAATCCGGCAATTCCGGTAAAGACGCAGCAAACGAATTCAGCCGGAACGGCAGGGACTTTGACGGAGATTCCGGCAATGGCCGAAATATGGCTGAAGCTGACGCAAAGCATGGCAACAGACATTGGCTGGAGCAAGCTCTTTCTGACTCCAAGGATGTTGACAGCTGGAGCGAGTTTTTCGGCAAGATCAGCGGTGATTCCCTTCTAAAAGGTGATGGCTCCCTTAACGGAAATATTTTCGGCGACGCTATAGGTACGCTGCAGAACGCGGCAAAAGCAGCGCAGGCCGGAAAGGCCAACCCTATGTGGGAAAATACTGCCCGATCCAATGTTCTCGAGCAGCTTCAGGAAGGAGCTTTCAAGAATCTGGGGCAGGGGCGCAAGCAGCTTACACTGCAACTTAATCCCCACAACCTAGGTACTGTTAACGTCATGCTGCAAGTCAAGAATAAAGACGTACAGGCTGTAATCAGAGCTGAAAATCCTGAAACAGCTAAAGTTATTGCCGAGCAGCTCGAAGCTGTTAAGCAGGCATTGGAAGAACAGGGTCTTAAGGTGGAAAAACTTGAAGTTCAAACCGGCATTTCTGACCGTGAAACACAAGGGTCATGGCAGAATGCTCAAGATCATAATCAGGCGCAATATCGGGAAATGATGTCCGAAATGAGAAAGCGTTGGCAGATATTAAGACAAGAAGGCTCCTCTTTGGCCCAGGAAATGCAAAATGTACAGCAGACGGCAACAATTTCCCAAAGCGGTCTTTATATAGTCGCTTAG
- a CDS encoding flagellin: MSLVINHNLMAMSAARNLQESYGNLGVSTRRLSSGLRVGTAADDAAGLAIRELMRADVKSLNQGMRNANDAISMIQTADGALQVIDEKLIRMKELATQASTGTYNSDQRLIIDSEFQAMASEITRIANATDFNGIHLLNGNLSGQSSAHNGNGLHSTGPMKVHFGAGNDSAEDYYYISIGNSTASALGVNTAISTQALAQQALDKLQNAIISKDKIRANLGGMQNRLENTITNLAIQAENVQAAESRISDVDVATEMTEFVRNQILTQAAVAMLSQANSLPKMAMQLIGG; encoded by the coding sequence ATGTCCTTAGTCATTAACCACAACCTTATGGCAATGAGTGCCGCACGAAACCTGCAGGAATCGTATGGCAACCTGGGTGTTTCAACACGTCGTCTTTCTTCCGGTCTTAGAGTCGGAACAGCAGCAGATGATGCTGCGGGACTGGCAATTCGCGAACTGATGCGTGCCGATGTAAAATCCCTTAATCAGGGGATGAGAAACGCAAACGATGCGATCTCTATGATTCAGACCGCAGACGGTGCATTGCAGGTAATCGATGAAAAGCTCATCCGCATGAAAGAGCTTGCCACACAGGCATCCACCGGTACTTACAATTCAGATCAGCGTTTGATCATTGATTCAGAATTTCAGGCAATGGCCTCGGAAATTACCCGTATTGCAAATGCTACCGACTTTAACGGTATCCACCTGCTTAACGGTAACCTTTCCGGACAAAGCTCTGCCCATAACGGTAATGGTCTGCATTCAACCGGTCCTATGAAGGTCCACTTCGGAGCCGGTAACGACTCAGCAGAAGATTACTACTACATTTCCATTGGCAACTCGACTGCCTCCGCTCTGGGTGTAAATACAGCTATTTCTACTCAGGCTCTAGCGCAGCAGGCACTTGATAAGTTGCAGAATGCAATTATCTCAAAAGACAAAATCCGTGCGAATCTCGGTGGAATGCAGAACAGGCTGGAAAATACCATTACCAACCTTGCCATTCAGGCTGAAAATGTTCAGGCTGCAGAATCCCGCATCTCTGACGTTGATGTAGCAACAGAAATGACCGAGTTTGTACGTAATCAGATTCTCACTCAGGCGGCGGTTGCCATGCTGTCGCAGGCGAACTCACTGCCGAAGATGGCTATGCAGCTCATCGGCGGTTAG